From the genome of Miscanthus floridulus cultivar M001 chromosome 10, ASM1932011v1, whole genome shotgun sequence, one region includes:
- the LOC136486397 gene encoding uncharacterized protein isoform X1 produces MEQQVEHSHLPIRGLSLHMAQAGKGELGTVVFLHGFPEIWYSWRHQMLAVAAAGYRAVAPDWRGYGLSDQPPEPEAASYDDLLEDLLAILDALSVPKAFLVAKDFGTMPAYEFALRHPSRTCGVMCLGVPFLNGGSSYTSLPEGFYILRWREPGRAEADFGRYDVKRVVRTIYVLFSRSEIPIAKEDQEIMDLADLSTPLPEWFTEDDLAVYASLYEKSGFRYPMEMTYRTLHKRKPIEDPKFQVPVFVVMGEKDYVFKFPSVESVLKDGIMEKFAPDLKITYIPEGSHFVQEQFPDKVNDLLVSFLKDHPVSA; encoded by the exons ATGGAGCAGCAAGTCGAgcacagccatctcccaatccgaggcctcagcctccacATGGCCCAAGCAGGCAAAG GCGAGCTGGGCACGGTGGTGTTCCTGCACGGATTCCCGGAGATATGGTACTCGTGGCGCCACCAGATGCTGGCCGTGGCCGCCGCCGGGTACCGCGCCGTCGCGCCGGACTGGCGAGGGTACGGGCTCTCGGACCAGCCGCCGGAGCCGGAGGCCGCGTCGTACGACGACCTGTTGGAGGATCTCCTCGCAATCCTCGATGCCCTCTCCGTTCCCAAG GCTTTCCTTGTGGCGAAGGATTTCGGAACCATGCCAGCCTATGAGTTTGCTCTACGTCACCCTAGCCGCACATGTGGTGTTATGTGTTTGGGGGTCCCCTTCCTTAACGGTGGCTCATCCTATACCAGCTTGCCAGAAGGCTTCTACATTTTGCGCTGGCGG GAGCCGGGAAGAGCGGAGGCTGATTTTGGCCGGTATGATGTCAAGAGAGTTGTTCGGACCATCTACGTGCTCTTCTCTAGGAGCGAAATCCCAATAGCAAAAGAAGACCAAGAGATTATGGACCTTGCGGACTTGTCAACACCTCTTCCAGAGTGGTTCACTGAGGATGATCTCGCTGTGTATGCTTCACTCTATGAGAAATCGGGTTTCCGGTATCCAATGGAGATGACATATAG GACTCTCCATAAAAGGAAGCCAATTGAAGATCCAAAATTTCAAGTCCCAGTGTTTGTTGTCATGGGGGAGAAAGACTATGTGTTCAAGTTCCCTAGTGTTGAGTCTGTTTTGAAAGATGGCATCATGGAGAAATTCGCACCGGACCTAAAGATCACCTACATCCCTGAAGGAAGCCATTTTGTTCAGGAGCAGTTCCCGGACAAGGTGAATGATCTCCTGGTCAGCTTCTTGAAGGACCACCCTGTGTCTGCATAG
- the LOC136486397 gene encoding uncharacterized protein isoform X3 produces MNMEQQVEHSHLPIRGLSLHVAQAGKGELGTVVFLHGFPEIWYSWRHQMLAVAAAGYRAVAPDWRGYGLSDQPPEPEAASYDDLLEDLLAILDALSVPKAFLVAKDFGTMPAYEFALRHPSRTCGVMCLGVPFLNGGSSYTSLPEGFYILRWREPGRAEADFGRYDVKRVVRTIYVLFSRSEIPIAKEDQEIMDLADLSTPLPEWFTEDDLAVYASLYEKSGFRYPMEMTYRTLHKRKPIEDPKFQVPVFVVMGEKDYVFKFPSVESVLKDGIMEKFAPDLKITYIPEGSHFVQEQFPDKVNDLLVSFLKDHPVSA; encoded by the exons GCGAGCTGGGCACGGTGGTGTTCCTGCACGGATTCCCGGAGATATGGTACTCGTGGCGCCACCAGATGCTGGCCGTGGCCGCCGCCGGGTACCGCGCCGTCGCGCCGGACTGGCGAGGGTACGGGCTCTCGGACCAGCCGCCGGAGCCGGAGGCCGCGTCGTACGACGACCTGTTGGAGGATCTCCTCGCAATCCTCGATGCCCTCTCCGTTCCCAAG GCTTTCCTTGTGGCGAAGGATTTCGGAACCATGCCAGCCTATGAGTTTGCTCTACGTCACCCTAGCCGCACATGTGGTGTTATGTGTTTGGGGGTCCCCTTCCTTAACGGTGGCTCATCCTATACCAGCTTGCCAGAAGGCTTCTACATTTTGCGCTGGCGG GAGCCGGGAAGAGCGGAGGCTGATTTTGGCCGGTATGATGTCAAGAGAGTTGTTCGGACCATCTACGTGCTCTTCTCTAGGAGCGAAATCCCAATAGCAAAAGAAGACCAAGAGATTATGGACCTTGCGGACTTGTCAACACCTCTTCCAGAGTGGTTCACTGAGGATGATCTCGCTGTGTATGCTTCACTCTATGAGAAATCGGGTTTCCGGTATCCAATGGAGATGACATATAG GACTCTCCATAAAAGGAAGCCAATTGAAGATCCAAAATTTCAAGTCCCAGTGTTTGTTGTCATGGGGGAGAAAGACTATGTGTTCAAGTTCCCTAGTGTTGAGTCTGTTTTGAAAGATGGCATCATGGAGAAATTCGCACCGGACCTAAAGATCACCTACATCCCTGAAGGAAGCCATTTTGTTCAGGAGCAGTTCCCGGACAAGGTGAATGATCTCCTGGTCAGCTTCTTGAAGGACCACCCTGTGTCTGCATAG